From a single Actinomyces viscosus genomic region:
- a CDS encoding AAA family ATPase → MAMTNENATWFADTFARMVNNVGLALLGKTEVIRLALTTMLAEGHLLLEDAPGTGKTALARAIAATVQGTHSRIQFTPDLLPSDITGVTIFDQKAGSWEFHAGPVFSSIVLADEINRASPKTQSALLEVMEESQVTVDGVRHATGRPFMVIATQNPIEQAGTYRLPEAQLDRFLMKTSVGYPDEEAMADVLEGSANPDRSKSLSAVIASSAVASMADLAAENHMERSVVKYIAALAAATRASESTRIGVSTRGALAMARVVRVWAAAQGRPYVVPDDVRMLAQVVWAHRLVMDPDAEFAGATPSAVISEAMEVVPVPTVQK, encoded by the coding sequence ATGGCTATGACGAATGAGAACGCGACCTGGTTCGCCGACACCTTCGCCCGAATGGTGAACAACGTGGGGCTGGCGCTGCTGGGTAAGACCGAAGTCATTCGGCTGGCGCTGACCACCATGCTGGCCGAGGGGCACCTCCTGCTGGAGGACGCCCCCGGCACCGGTAAGACCGCTCTGGCTCGGGCCATCGCGGCGACCGTTCAGGGGACGCACTCGCGCATCCAGTTCACCCCCGACCTGCTGCCCAGCGACATCACGGGTGTGACGATCTTCGATCAGAAGGCCGGTTCCTGGGAGTTCCACGCCGGCCCTGTCTTCTCCTCGATCGTCCTGGCCGACGAGATCAACCGGGCCAGTCCCAAGACCCAGTCGGCCCTCCTGGAGGTCATGGAGGAGTCCCAGGTGACGGTCGACGGGGTCCGGCACGCCACGGGCCGGCCCTTCATGGTCATCGCCACCCAGAACCCCATCGAGCAGGCCGGCACCTACCGTCTGCCCGAGGCCCAGCTCGACCGCTTCCTCATGAAGACCTCTGTCGGGTATCCCGATGAGGAAGCAATGGCCGATGTCCTGGAGGGCAGTGCCAACCCGGACCGGTCGAAGTCGCTCAGCGCCGTCATCGCCTCCAGCGCCGTGGCCTCCATGGCCGATCTGGCCGCGGAGAACCACATGGAGCGCTCGGTGGTGAAGTACATCGCGGCGCTGGCGGCCGCTACCCGCGCCTCGGAGAGCACCCGTATCGGGGTCTCCACGCGAGGGGCGCTGGCGATGGCTCGGGTCGTGCGGGTCTGGGCGGCCGCTCAGGGCAGGCCTTACGTTGTCCCGGATGACGTGCGGATGCTCGCCCAGGTCGTGTGGGCCCACCGCCTGGTCATGGACCCCGACGCAGAGTTCGCCGGCGCCACGCCGTCGGCCGTCATCTCCGAGGCCATGGAGGTCGTCCCCGTTCCCACCGTGCAGAAGTAG
- a CDS encoding DUF58 domain-containing protein, with translation MTRAVLHALAALRRAGGTAQKRLSALAARLRAVPVVGPVLAACGSWLGGAVAMVTALGRVCLLVFIVSWYLAASRHWLEAWVITLALATLMVLAALQALGRATYRVRLSLVSTRVVVGDPALGSLYLSPPSGRTTRPATVEMPVGQGLAVFDIPRISPGTEHQEVFTVPTRHRGVITVGPVRSIRGDALGLVRRSQNWTEPVDLFIHPRTVNLDSTAIGFIRDIEGAVTQDLSSSDVSFHALREYVPGDDRRNIHWKTTARTGRLMVRQFEETRRAHLLVVHDLDPHAWDEEDFETSVSASASLLLAAVRDNREISLVTQAGHPYLPTGARVLDTFTTLEPVEGAEDMVGLTRQAVNAVPQASVTVLVTGARTSAATLHRAHAELPASTRCLALRIDGHQRLASQKVSGLPVVTLPDLERLAPAMRKARS, from the coding sequence GTGACCAGAGCAGTCCTGCATGCTCTGGCAGCACTACGGCGAGCAGGAGGGACGGCGCAAAAGCGGCTGTCGGCGCTGGCCGCACGGCTACGGGCCGTTCCCGTGGTGGGTCCGGTGCTGGCCGCCTGCGGCTCGTGGCTGGGCGGCGCGGTCGCGATGGTGACCGCACTGGGGCGGGTCTGCCTGCTAGTGTTTATCGTCTCCTGGTACCTGGCCGCCAGTCGGCACTGGTTGGAGGCTTGGGTCATCACTTTGGCCCTGGCCACCCTGATGGTGCTGGCGGCGCTCCAGGCGCTGGGGAGAGCCACCTACCGGGTGCGGCTCTCCCTGGTCTCGACCCGGGTCGTCGTCGGCGATCCGGCGCTCGGCTCCCTATACCTGTCACCCCCCTCGGGGCGCACCACCCGACCGGCGACGGTGGAGATGCCGGTGGGCCAGGGACTGGCCGTCTTCGATATTCCGCGCATCTCCCCCGGCACCGAGCACCAGGAGGTCTTCACCGTACCCACACGGCATCGGGGAGTCATCACGGTGGGACCGGTCCGAAGCATCCGTGGAGACGCACTGGGCCTGGTCCGACGCTCACAGAACTGGACCGAGCCGGTCGACCTGTTCATCCACCCGCGCACCGTCAACCTGGACTCGACAGCGATCGGTTTCATCCGAGACATCGAAGGCGCCGTCACCCAGGACCTGTCCAGCTCGGACGTGTCCTTCCACGCCCTGCGCGAGTACGTCCCCGGTGATGATCGCCGCAACATCCATTGGAAGACCACTGCCCGAACCGGGCGCCTCATGGTGCGTCAGTTCGAGGAGACCCGCAGGGCCCACCTCCTGGTCGTCCACGACCTTGATCCTCACGCCTGGGACGAGGAGGACTTCGAGACCTCGGTGTCCGCGAGCGCCTCGTTGCTGCTGGCCGCGGTGCGGGACAACCGGGAGATCAGCCTGGTCACTCAGGCCGGTCATCCCTACCTACCCACGGGGGCGCGAGTACTGGACACCTTCACCACGCTCGAGCCGGTGGAGGGGGCCGAGGACATGGTCGGCCTGACCCGGCAGGCGGTCAATGCCGTGCCTCAGGCGTCAGTCACTGTCCTGGTCACTGGTGCCAGGACCTCGGCGGCCACCCTCCACCGCGCTCATGCCGAGCTGCCGGCCAGCACCCGGTGCCTGGCGCTGAGGATCGACGGCCATCAGCGTCTGGCCTCGCAGAAGGTCTCCGGGCTGCCCGTAGTGACGCTGCCCGACCTGGAGCGCCTGGCGCCCGCGATGAGAAAGGCCCGTTCATGA